In the Saccharococcus thermophilus genome, ATATCTAATTCTTTTTGGATGCGGTTCAAAATGTCCAGTCCGCGGCGACCACGGTTGCGTTTCAACACATCTGAAGAGTCGGCAATATGCTGTAATTCTTCCAGCACAAAGCGCGGAATGACAATCGGTCCTTCTAAAAAACCGGTTTGGCAAATGTCTGCAATCCGACCATCAATAATGACGCTTGTATCTAAAATTTTAACCGAACCACCCCTTGGCGGCTCCGCTTCTCCTTCTCCGCTTTTTTTCTTCGCCATTCGATTAGAAAGCGAAAATAAGTTCATTAATTCATGCCGTTTGTTAAAACCAACGCGGAACCCTAAATAACCGAGCAAAATCGTTAAAAAGATTGGCAGCACCGTATTGACGACTTGAATGTGAAACGATTGCAGCGGCATGACAACTAAAAATGCGATAATAAGACCAAAAATAAGCCCTAAACTACCAAACAGCAAATCGGCAACAGGCGCTTTGACGAGCGTTTCTTCGACCCAGCGGATCATATCGACAACATAATCGACTAGCCAAAATGTCATCATAAAGAAAATAATTGCCCCTAATATTGCTAATGTATAGGAATTATTTAAAAGCGGAGCATCTTTTATATGCATAAGCCGCAATAAATCAGGCAAAAAAACCGCACCTAATGTTCCTCCGACAACAAGAAAAAATAACTGTACGATCCGTTTTACCATGTGTGAACTTCACCTCCCTATTACCATTATAAACAGTTTCCAATGTTTGAAACCAATGATAGCATAGTTTTTAATGTTTTTTAAAACATTTGACATAGGCTTGTAACGATTTTACTGCAACGTATACTCCAACGCTTCCGAAACATGGGATACCCCGATGACTGTAATATGTTTCGGAGGATTCCAGCCCATTAAATTATTTTTTGGAATAATAATACGGGAAAATCCTAATTTGACTGCCTCTTGCACGCGCTGCTCAATGCGGGACACTCGTCGCACTTCTCCGGTCAAACCGACCTCGCCGATAATTACATCAGACGGATTTGTCGGCTGGTCGCGAAAGCTGGAGGCAATGCTGACAGCAATCGCCAAATCGATCGCTGGTTCATCGAGTTTCACGCCCCCCGCTACTTTCAAGTAAGCGTCCTGATTTTGTAAAAGAAGACCGACCCTTTTTTCCAATACGGCCATTAATAAAGAAACACGGTTATGATCGATTCCTGTCGCCATCCGCCGTGGATTGCCAAAGCTCGTTGGAGATACTAACGCTTGAATTTCGACTAATACAGGGCGAGTTCCTTCCATCGCCGCGACAACGGTTGAACCTGCTGCACCGCGGGAACGTTCTTCTAAAAACACTTCCGAAGGGTTTTCAACTTCGGCAAGCCCTACATCCCTCATTTCGAAAATGCCGATTTCGTTCGTCGAGCCGAAACGGTTTTTCACCGCCCGCAAAATCCGATACGTATGGTGACGTTCTCCTTCGAAATAAAGAACGGTATCAACCATATGTTCTAAAATTCTTGGACCGGCAATGGCCCCCTCTTTCGTCACATGTCCGACGATAAAAATGGCAATTCCTTTCGTTTTCGCGATTTTCATTAATTCTGCCGTGCATTCACGCACCTGTGCCACGCTTCCCGGAGCGGATGTAATATCGGCGCGATACACCGTTTGAATGGAATCAATGATTACACACGCAGGATGAATATGGTCTATTGCTTCTACAATATATTCCAAATCTGCCTCCGCTAACACATATAATTGATCAGAGGCGACATGGAGACGGTCGGCGCGAAGCTTCATTTGCTTAATCGATTCTTCGCCGGAAATATATAATACTTTATGTTGCATCGCAGCAAGCTGCGCAGAAACCTGTAAAAGAAGTGTGGATTTTCCAATACCAGGATCCCCGCCAATTAACACGAGCGACCCTTTCACAATCCCTCCGCCTAACACACGGTTAAATTCCGACATATTCGTTTGCATACGCGGTTCCTGTGTGGTCGTTACCGTAGTAATCGGCACAGGTTTAGCCAAGGCGTCAGGCGCAGAATGGACAAACACGCCTCTTGTTGATGGCTTTACCCGCTCGATTTCCTCGACCATGGAATTCCAAGTATTGCATCCCGGGCATCTCCCAAGCCATTTTGCTGATTCGTAACCGCATTCTTGACAAACGAATTTTGTTTTCTTTTTCCCCATCGAAAAAACCCTCTCTTTTTCACATTGAAACAAAAAGGTATGGGCAATGGAGCTGCCGCATACCTTTCGTAAAAACTCAGATTACATTACCGCTTGTTCTGATAATACAACAAATTCCCCGTCTTTGACATCAACAACGACTTTTTGCCCTTTTGCAATCGTTCCTTTTAACAGCTCTTCTGACAAACGGTCTTCGATATGTTTTTGTAGCGCGCGGCGCAATGGCCGAGCACCATACTCTGGGTCATATCCTTCCGCAGCAATTTTTTCAATCGCCGCATCCGTCAGCTCTAAATCAATATCTTGCTCTTTTAAGCGTTTTACTAATGTTTCCGCCATCAGTTTGACAATTTGTTTTAAATGTTGTTTTTCAAGCGAATGGAAGACGATAATTTCATCAATACGGTTTAAAAACTCCGGACGGAACGCTCTCTTTAACTCGTCCATGACTTTTCCTTTCATGTCTTTGTATTTCTGATCTTCATCTTGGACGTTAAAGCCGACGTATTTGTTTCGTTTTAGCGCGTCCGCGCCGACGTTTGACGTCATAATGATAATCGTATTGCGGAAATCCACCGTTCTTCCTTTCGAATCGGTTAAACGACCATCTTCTAACACTTGAAGCAAAATGTTAAAGACGTCCGGATGGGCTTTTTCCATTTCGTCTAGAAGCACGACAGAATATGGCTTGCGGCGCACTTTTTCTGTCAGCTGACCTCCTTCTTCATATCCAACATAACCAGGAGGCGATCCGATTAAACGGGATGTCGAGTGTTTCTCCATGTATTCCGACATATCGATGCGGATAAGGGCGTCTTCGTCGCCGAACATTGCTTCGGCAAGTGCCCTTGCCAGCTCCGTTTTTCCGACCCCTGTCGGTCCGAGGAAAACAAATGAACCAATCGGGCGTTTCGGATCTTTTAATCCAGCGCGCGCACGGCGCACCGCTTTCGCTACGGCTTTGACGGCCTCGTCTTGCCCAACGACACGCGAATGTAAAATTTCTTCTAGTTTCAGCAAACGTTCGGTTTCGGTTTGCGCCAATTTTGCAACTGGAATTCCTGTCCAGCTTGATACGACCATGGCAATGTCTTCAACCGTTACCTCTGAATTTTCCTGACCTTGTTTTTCTTTCCATGCCCGTTTTGTCTCTTCTAGTTCTTCACGCAGCCGTTGTTCCATATCACGCAAGGAAGCCGCTTTTTCAAATTCTTGGCTTTGTACTGCCGCATCTTTTTCTTTGCGCACTTCTTCCAGTTTTTGTTCCAGCTCTTTCAATTTTGGCGGTGCGGTAAAGGAACGAAGACGGACTTTCGAGCAAGCCTCATCAATTAAGTCAATCGCTTTATCCGGGAGGAAACGATCCGTAATATACCGGTCGGATAATTTGACAGCTTGAACGATCGCTTCATCGGAAATAGAAACGCGGTGATGGGCTTCATAACGGTCACGCAACCCTTTTAAAATTTGAATCGATTCTTCCACCGTCGGCTCATCAACATAAATTGGCTGGAAGCGACGCTCTAGTGCTGCGTCCTTTTCGATATATTTACGGTACTCATCCAACGTTGTCGCACCAATACATTGTAACTCGCCACGGGCAAGCGCCGGTTTTAAAATGTTCGAGGCGTCAATCGCACCTTCCGCCCCTCCGGCACCAATCAAGGTGTGAAGCTCGTCGATGAAAAGAATGATATTGCCGGCCTGACGAATTTCATCCATCACTTTTTTCAAACGATCTTCAAATTCGCCCCGATATTTCGTTCCGGCCACAACCGTCCCCATATCCAGCGTCATCACCCGCTTATCGCGGAGCGTTTCCGGCACTTCATTATTAACAATTTGCTGCGCAAGCCCTTCAGCAATCGCCGTTTTCCCAACGCCAGGCTCCCCGATTAGCACCGGATTATTTTTTGTGCGCCGGCTCAACACTTCAATTACGCGCTGAATTTCTTTGCTTCTGCCAATGACAGGGTCCAACCGTCCTTCGCGGGCAATCGCCGTTAAATCACGCGCTAAACTATCTAAAGTCGGTGTACTTACGTGGGAAGCACCGCCGGAATGACTCGAAACCGATTCGCTGCTTCCAAGCAGCTGCAATACTTGCTGGCGCGCTTTATTCAGGCTGACTCCCAAGTTGTTAAGTACACGGGCCGCAACCCCTTCGCCTTCGCGAATAAGGCCAAGTAAAATATGTTCCGTGCCCACATAGGAATGACCAAGTTTTCTCGCTTCATCCATTGACAATTCAATCACTTTTTTCGCCCGCGGTGTATAGTGAATCGTATGGGAAACTTCTTGTCCGCGGCCAATCAATGATTCCACTTCTTTTTGAATTTTCTCCGGGCCAAGGCCCAACGCCATCAATGCTTTCGCTGCGATTCCTTCCCCTTCGCGGATGAGACCCAATAAGATATGCTCCGTGCCAATGTTATTATGGCCAAGGCGGATCGCTTCTTCTTGGGCTAATGCTAATACTTTTTGCGCCCGTTCTGTAAATCTGCCAAACATCATTATTCATCACCCTCCATGTTTTTTCTCTTCCATTTTTAGGCGTTCCCGTATCAACGCAGCCCGCCGGACGTCTCTCTCCTCCGGTCTTAATACGCCGCCAGCATACTGTTGCAAAAATCCAGGCTGTGTCAAAATCATTAACTCATTTAAAATATTGCGTGAAATATTTTTAATATATCCTAAATCAATCCCTAAGCGCACGTCGGACAAACATTGTGCTGCTTCTTTCGATTCAATCATCCGGCAGTTGGCCAATATTCCATACGAACGGAATACTCTGTCTTCTAATTGTATGTTTAAAGTTTTGACTAATGCCTCCCTTGCCATTCTTTCTTGAGCGATTAATTGTTGAACGATGCTTTTTAAATCTTCGACAATATCTTCTTCTGATTTTCCTAATGTAATTTGGTTTGATATTTGAAATATATTTCCTAAAGCTTCGCTCCCTTCTCCATATGTCCCTCGTACTACCAATCCTAATTGATTAATAGCCGGAATAATACGATTCATTTGCTGTGTTAAAACGAGCGCCGGAAGATGCATCATCACAGAAGCGCGCATCCCTGTTCCAACGTTAGTTGGACAGCTTGTTAAATAGCCGAGTTTTTCATCAAACGCATAATTCACATGTTCTTCAATCCAATCGTCCAGTTCGTTCGCTGCTTCCAATGCTTCCGTTAATTGCAATCCTGGGAATAAGCATTGAATGCGAATATGGTCTTCTTCGTTAATCATAATGCTTACTTCTTCATTTTCGGAAAGCAGACAGGCCCCGAATGGAGAATCTTCCGCCAAAAGCGGGCTAATTAAGTGCTTTTCTACCAATACCCTTTTTTCGATCGGCTGAAGCTCGGACATTTTCAGCAGTTCAAAACGGCCGACTGGATGGTAAGAACGATAGGCAAATGTTTGTTCAAACAAGGAAACGATTTGCTGTGCCTCTTCGCTGCTAAACACGGTTGGAAAGCGGAAATCAACAAGGTTTCTTGCCAAGCGGATGCGGCTGCTTAATACGATGTCAGAATCAGGACCTTCCTGGCTCATCCAAGAACTAACGGCTGTATTAAAAAACTTTTCAAATGACATACAGCTACATTTCCTCCTCTCCGCGTTGACGCAGCTGATATTCCAAGGAGCGAATTTGGTCGCGGACTTCTGCCGCTTTTTCAAACTCTTCTCTCGCTACAAGTTCCTGTAGCTTTTGTTTTAGAATGGAGAGTTGTTTGCGCAGGTGAAGTACTCCACCTTTTCGTTTCGGTATTTTTCCGTAATGGGTCGAATTTCCGCTATGAAGCCTTTTTAATATTGGGGGCAAATATCGCGCAAATGTCCGATAACAATCGGAGCAACCAAAACGCCCGATTTGGGTGAATTGATGATAGGTCATTTTACATGTTTCACACTGTAAAATATCTGAGTTTGGGAACGTATTGGCGGTCATTTCCTTCATCGGCGTTTGGAAATTAAGCAATCCGGCCAATAAATTGTTTAACGAAAAGTCATCGTTTTCGTAAAACATAAACATATCTCCATGCTCTTTCGCGCATTGTTCACAAAGATGAAATTCGGTTTTTTCGCCGTTAATAATCTTTGTAAAATGCATCGTCGCCGGTCTTTGTTTACACTCTTGGCATATCAACATGGTCCCCTCCACTATTTGTATTTCAGCGATGTCAGCATCGCTTTGAGCATGCGAGCCCGCAATTCATCGCGCTGCGGCAAATCAATATATAAAACAGAGCGATCCATCACGCTTAACATGATCTTTGCTTCCCGCTTAGAAATGACTTTTTCCTCGATAAGGCGCTCAATAATGTCTTCCGCATTGGATTGGCTGAGACGATGTCCGACTAATTCGAGCAATTGATCAATTAATTGCGCCTCGCTTTTGGCTTTCACTTTCATAATGCGGATATAGCCGCCGCCTCCGCGTTTGCTCTCGACAATATACCCTCTCTCGAGTGTAAACCTGGTATTGATCACGTAATTAATTTGTGACGGAACGCACTGAAATTTACTGGCAATTTCACTACGTTTAATCTCGACAATGTCTTTGTCACTCATATTTAATACTTGTTTTAGATATTGCTCGATAATGTCTGAAATGTTTGGCACTCTACCTCCTCCTTAACAATCAAAGTTGACTTTGACTATATTTGACCTTAATTCTACTATATAGTGTATTACAAAAAAATGCAAGAGTTGCCGATAAAAATGACTGGTCATTAGGATATCCTTTTTTTAGTCATAGGATATCCTTTTTTGCGAAAAATGAAACATCAACATTATTTTTAAGGTCAAGGAAAAGAAGAATAAACAAAAGTAAGGCAAAAAAAGAAGCATGCCCTTCATAAGAAAGACATGCTTCTTCACCCTGCCTAGCGACGACCTACTCTTGCAGGGGCGCTGGCCCCAACTACCATCGGCGCTGGAGAGCTTAACTTCCGTGTTCGGGATGGGAACGGGTGTTTCCTCTCCGCTATAGTCACTAGGCAAGTATTTCAATTGGACATGTATTATTATATCCATCTAATCGATGTTGTCAAGAAGGAGTTCATTCCTTCAAAACTAGATAACCGTCTGTTTGGAAGAAGCCGGGCGCCTTTGCTGTCTAGCTCCGGACGCCATCGGCTCGCGACGCTTCGGTCCCGTTGCGGCGGCAACAGCCTCCTCACGGGCCCTCCAGCGCGTGTCGCCGATAGGCGGGCGTCCTCCGCTTTTCGTGGTGTCTAGCTCCGGCTCCTAGCCCCTTGGGTCGCTTCAGACCTGCTGTGGCGGCGACAGCCTCCTCGCAGGTCTTCCAGCGCCCATCGGGGCTAAGCAGTCGCCTCCGCTTTTCGTGCGCTTTTCTTGGTTAAGTCCTCGATCGATTAGTATCCGTCAGCTGCACGTGTCGCCACGCTTCCACCTCGGACCTATCGACCTCGTCATCTTCGAGGGATCTTACTCGCTTGACGCGATGGGAAATCTCATCTTGAGGGGGGCTTCACGCTTAGATGCTTTCAGCGCTTATCCCTTCCGCACATAGCTACCCAGCGGTGCCCCTGGCGGGACAACTGGTACACCAGCGGTGCGTCCATCCCGGTCCTCTCGTACTAAGGACAGCTCCTCTCAAATTTCCTGCGCCCGCGACGGATAGGGACCGAACTGTCTCACGACGTTCTGAACCCAGCTCGCGTACCGCTTTAATGGGCGAACAGCCCAACCCTTGGGACCGACTACAGCCCCAGGATGCGATGAGCCGACATCGAGGTGCCAAACCTCCCCGTCGATGTGGACTCTTGGGGGAGATCAGCCTGTTATCCCCGGGGTAGCTTTTATCCGTTGAGCGATGGCCCTTCCATACGGAACCACCGGATCACTAAGCCCGACTTTCGTCCCTGCTCGACCTGTCCGTCTCGCAGTCAAGCTCCCTTGTGCCTTTGCACTCTACGAATGATTTCCAACCATTCTGAGGGAACCTTTGGGCGCCTCCGTTACCTTTTGGGAGGCGACCGCCCCAGTCAAACTGCCCACCTGACACTGTCTCCCACCCCGATCAGGGGTGCGGGTTAGAATTTCAATACCGCCAGGGTGGTATCCCACCGGCGCCTCCACCGAAGCTGGCGCTCCGGCTTCCCAGGCTCCCACCTATCCTGTACAAGCGATACCAAAATTCCATATCAGGCTGCAGTAAAGCTCCACGGGGTCTTTCCGTCCTGTCGCGGGTAACCTGCATCTTCACAGGTAGTATAATTTCACCGGGTCTCTCGTTGAGACAGTGCCCAAGTCGTTACACCTTTCGTGCGGGTCGGAACTTACCCGACAAGGAATTTCGCTACCTTAGGACCGTTATAGTTACGGCCGCCGTTTACTGGGGCTTCGGTTCGCACCTTCGCTTGCGCTAAGCGCTCCCCTTAACCTTCCAGCACCGGGCAGGTGTCAGCCCCTATACTTCGCCTTTCGGCTTCGCAGAGACCTGTGTTTTTGATAAACAGTCGCTTGGGCCTTTTCACTGCGGCTCCCTCGGGCTATTCACCCAAGAGAGCACCCCTTCTCCCGAAGTTACGGGGTCATTTTGCCGAGTTCCTTAACGAGAGTTCTCCCGCGCACCTTAGGATTCTCTCCTCGCCTACCTGTGTCGGTTTGCGGTACGGGCACCTCTCACCTCGCTAGAGGCTTTTCTTGGCAGTGTAGGATCGGGGACTTCGGGACCGATGGTCCCTTCGCCATCACGGCTCCGCCTTTGCGCCAGACGGATTTGCCTATCTGGCAGCCTAACCGCTTGGACAGGCTATTCCAGCAGCCTGCTCGCCCTACCTTCCTGCGTCCCCCCATCGCTCAAACGGTGAGGAGGTGGTACAGGAATCTCTACCTGTTGCCCATCACCTACGCCTTTCGGCCTCGGCTTAGGTCCCGACTAACCCTGAGCGGACGAACCTTCCTCAGGAACCCTTAGGCTTTCGGTGCAGAGGATTCTCACCTCTGTTTTCGCTACTCATACCGGCATTCTCACTTCTAAGCGCTCCACGAGTCCTTCCGGTCTCGCTTCGACGCCCTTAGAACGCTCCCCTACCGATGACCGAAGGTCATCCCACAGCTTCGGTGGCACGTTTAGCCCCGGTACATTTTCGGCGCAGAGTCACTCGACCAGTGAGCTATTACGCACTCTTTAAATGATGGCTGCTTCTAAGCCAACATCCTGGTTGTCTGGGCAACTCCACATCCTTTTCCACTTAACGTGCACTTAGGGACCTTAGCTGGTGATCTGGGCTGTTTCCCTCTCGACCACGGATCTTATCACTCGTAGTCTGACTCCCAAGGATAAGTCATTGGCATTCGGAGTTTGACTGAGTTCGGTAACCCGATGAGGGCCCCTAGCTCAATCAGTGCTCTACCTCCAAGACTCTTCCCTTGAGGCTAGCCCTAAAGCTATTTCGGGGAGAACCAGCTATCTCCAAGTTCGATTGGCATTTCACCCCTACCCACACCTCATCCCCGCACTTTTCAACGTGCGTGGGTTCGGGCCTCCAGTAGGTGTTACCCTACCTTCACCCTGGACATGGGTAGATCACCTGGTTTCGGGTCTACGACGACGTACTGAACGCCCTATTCAGACTCGCTTTCGCTGCGGCTCCGTCTCTTCGACTTAACCTCGCACGTCATCGTAACTCGCCGGTTCATTCTACAAAAGGCACGCCATCACCCATCAACGGGCTCTGACTACTTGTAGGCACACGGTTTCAGGTTCTCTTTCACTCCCCTTCCGGGGTGCTTTTCACCTTTCCCTCACGGTACTGGTTCACTATCGGTCACTAGGGAGTATTTAGCCTTGGGAGATGGTCCTCCCAGCTTCCGACGGGATTCCCCGTGTCCCGCCGTACTCAGGAGCCACTCGGGAGGGAACGAAGTTTCGACTACAGGGCTGTCACCTTCTCTGGCGGGCCTTTCCAGACCGCTTCGTCTACCCCGTTCCTTTGTCACTCCCATATGAGTGGTCCTACAACCCCAAGAGGCAAGCCTCTTGGTTTGGGCTGTTCCCGTTTCGCTCGCCGCTACTCAGGGAATCGCTTTTGCTTTCTTCTCCTCCGGGTACTAAGATGTTTCAGTTCCCCGGGTGTGCCCTCCATACCCTATGGATTCAGGTATGGATACTGTCCCATTACGGACAGTGGGTTCCCCCATTCGGACATCTCCGGATCAACGCTTGCTTACAGCTCCCCGAAGCGTTTCGGCGTTTGCCCCGTCCTTCATCGGCTCCTAGTGCCAAGGCATCCACCGTGCGCCCTTTCTAACTTAACCAATAGCGCTTCTCGGCTTCTTCCTTTGTCTAGCTTCGGCGCCTAACCGCGGCGCCTCCGCTTTTCTTTTCGGTTATCTAGTTTTCAAGGAACGAAGCTACTTCATTGCATTCGCTTCTTTGCAGCTTTGCGTCGAGGAATCCAGCTTCTCTGAATTCACTAGAAGACGCAGACGCAAAACGGATTAATTGAAGAGAACATAAATATGTTCCCTCAAAACCGAACAAAACGTAAGCGTCCCTCTTATTTCACACACATATCATCCTTAGAAAGGAGGTGATCCAGCCGCACCTTCCGGTACGGCTACCTTGTTACGACTTCACCCCAATCACTTGCCCCACCTTCGGCGGCTGGCTCCCGAAAGGGTTACCTCACCGACTTCGGGTGTTGCAAGCTCTCGTGGTGTGACGGGCGGTGTGTACAAGGCCCGGGAACGTATTCACCGCGGCATGCTGATCCGCGATTACTAGCGATTCCGGCTTCATGCAGGCGAGTTGCAGCCTGCAATCCGAACTGAGAGCGGCTTTTTGGGATTGGCTCCCCCTCGCGGGTTCGCAGCCCTTTGTACCGCCCATTGTAGCACGTGTGTAGCCCAGGTCATAAGGGGCATGATGATTTGACGTCATCCCCACCTTCCTCCGGTTTGTCACCGGCAGTCACCTTAGAGTGCCCAACTGAATGCTGGCAACTAAGGTCGAGGGTTGCGCTCGTTGCGGGACTTAACCCAACATCTCACGACACGAGCTGACGACAACCATGCACCACCTGTCACCCTGTCCCCCCGAAGGGGGAACGCCCTATCTCTAGGGTTGTCAGGGGATGTCAAGACCTGGTAAGGTTCTTCGCGTTGCTTCGAATTAAACCACATGCTCCACCGCTTGTGCGGGCCCCCGTCAATTCCTTTGAGTTTCAGCCTTGCGGCCGTACTCCCCAGGCGGAGTGCTTAACGCGTTAGCTGCAGCACTAAAGGGTTTGACCCCTCTAACACTTAGCACTCATCGTTTACGGCGTGGACTACCAGGGTATCTAATCCTGTTTGCTCCCCACGCTTTCGCGCCTCAGCGTCAGTTACAGACCAGAGAGCCGCCTTCGCCACTGGTGTTCCTCCACATCTCTACGCATTTCACCGCTACACGTGGAATTCCGCTCTCCTCTTCTGCACTCAAGTCCCCCAGTTTCCAATGACCCTCCACGGTTGAGCCGTGGGCTTTCACATCAGACTTAAGGGACCGCCTGCGCGCGCTTTACGCCCAATAATTCCGGACAACGCTCGCCCCCTACGTATTACCGCGGCTGCTGGCACGTAGTTAGCCGGGGCTTTCTCGTTAGGTACCGTCACCGTACCGCCCTATTCGAACGGTACTTCTTCTTCCCTAACAACAGAGCTTTACGATCCGAAGACCTTCTTCGCTCACGCGGCGTCGCTCCGTCAGACTTTCGTCCATTGCGGAAGATTCCCTACTGCTGCCTCCCGTAGGAGTCTGGGCCGTGTCTCAGTCCCAGTGTGGCCGGTCACCCTCTCAGGCCGGCTACGCATCGTCGCCTTGGTGAGCCGTTACCTCACCAACTAGCTAATGCGCCGCGGGCCCATCCGTAAGTGACAGCCGAAGCCGTCTTTCAACCGAAGACCATGCGGTCTTCGGTGTTATCCGGTATTAGCTCCGGTTTCCCGGAGTTATCCCGGTCTTACGGGTAGGTTGCCCACGTGTTACTCACCCGTCCGCCGCTAACCGAACAAGAGCAAGCTCCTATTCGGTCCGCTCGACTTGCATGTATTAGGCACGCCGCCAGCGTTCGTCCTGAGCCAGGATCAAACTCTCCATAGAAAGTTGATTGGCTTATTCTCAAGCTTCGGCGTCAACACCGCAAGATGTCGCTCGCCTTCGCTTTTCTTTGTGGACGCTTCGTTTTGTTCAGTTTTCAAGGAACATGCCTAAATGTGGAGCCTATCGGGATCGAACCGATGACCTCCTGCGTGCAAAGCAGGCGCTCTCCCAGCTGAGCTAAGGCCCCATATTCACTAAAATCGGGAAGACAGGATTCGAACCTGCGACCCCATGGTCCCAAACCATGTGCTCTACCAAGCTGAGCTACTTCCCGCTATGGCGCGCTCGAGAGGATTCGAACCCCTAACCTTCTGATCCGTAGTCAGATGCTCTATCCAATTGAGCTACGAGCGCACGTGCCGAGGGCCGGACTCGAACCGGCACGGTAGTTACCTACCCCAGGATTTTAAGTCCTGTGCGTCTGCCAATTCCGCCACCCCGGCGAATGATGGAGCGGAAGACGGGACTCGAACCCGCGACCCCCACCTTGGCAAGGTGGTGTTCTACCACTGAACTACTTCCGCATGCAACTTATGTATGCGGGTGAAGGGACTCGAACCCCCACGCCCGTAAAGGGCACTAGACCCTGAATCTAGCGCGTCTGCCAATTCCGCCACACCCGCAAAATGGTGAGCCATGGAGGACTCGAACCTCCGACCCTCTGATTAAAAGTCAGATGCTCTACCTACTGAGCTAATGGCTCATGTAATGAAGACACTCATTGTTTTTCGATGCCTCTTCCTCTACCAGCAAATTCGAAGATGTAGGATGCGTCGAGGCAACTCGGAGCAGATTCATGGAAGCTTAGGCTCGTTGCTCTACCTGCTGAGCTAATGGCTCATGTAATGAAGACACTCGTTGTTTTTTCGTTGCCTCTTCCTCTACCAGCGAATTCAAAGATGTTGGATGCGTCGAGGCAACTCGGAGCAGATTCATAGAAGCTTAGGCTCGTTGCTCCCCTACTGAGCTAATGGCTCATCTGCAATCAAGATACTCAGTATTCCGATGTCCCTTGCTCTTCTAGTCGATTCAATGACGCGGGATGTGTCGGGACAACTCGTAGTGAATTCACGGATGTTTAGCTCGTTACTTCTCACCAAGCTAATGTTTTTTACTAGAAATGGTGGAGGATGACGGGATCGAACCGCCGACCCCTTGCTTGTAAGGCAAGTGCTCTCCCAGCTGAGCTAATCCTCCATATAAACTTGCCTAGCGACGACCTACTCTTGC is a window encoding:
- a CDS encoding PIN/TRAM domain-containing protein, which produces MVKRIVQLFFLVVGGTLGAVFLPDLLRLMHIKDAPLLNNSYTLAILGAIIFFMMTFWLVDYVVDMIRWVEETLVKAPVADLLFGSLGLIFGLIIAFLVVMPLQSFHIQVVNTVLPIFLTILLGYLGFRVGFNKRHELMNLFSLSNRMAKKKSGEGEAEPPRGGSVKILDTSVIIDGRIADICQTGFLEGPIVIPRFVLEELQHIADSSDVLKRNRGRRGLDILNRIQKELDIKVEIYEGDFDDIQEVDSKLVKLAKLLSGVVVTNDFNLNKVCELQNVRVLNINDLANAVKPVVLPGEELNVHVIKDGKEHNQGVAYLDDGTMIVVEDGKEYIGKRVDVLVTSVLQTSAGRMIFAKLKLLQKAL
- the radA gene encoding DNA repair protein RadA — encoded protein: MGKKKTKFVCQECGYESAKWLGRCPGCNTWNSMVEEIERVKPSTRGVFVHSAPDALAKPVPITTVTTTQEPRMQTNMSEFNRVLGGGIVKGSLVLIGGDPGIGKSTLLLQVSAQLAAMQHKVLYISGEESIKQMKLRADRLHVASDQLYVLAEADLEYIVEAIDHIHPACVIIDSIQTVYRADITSAPGSVAQVRECTAELMKIAKTKGIAIFIVGHVTKEGAIAGPRILEHMVDTVLYFEGERHHTYRILRAVKNRFGSTNEIGIFEMRDVGLAEVENPSEVFLEERSRGAAGSTVVAAMEGTRPVLVEIQALVSPTSFGNPRRMATGIDHNRVSLLMAVLEKRVGLLLQNQDAYLKVAGGVKLDEPAIDLAIAVSIASSFRDQPTNPSDVIIGEVGLTGEVRRVSRIEQRVQEAVKLGFSRIIIPKNNLMGWNPPKHITVIGVSHVSEALEYTLQ
- the clpC gene encoding ATP-dependent protease ATP-binding subunit ClpC, with the protein product MMFGRFTERAQKVLALAQEEAIRLGHNNIGTEHILLGLIREGEGIAAKALMALGLGPEKIQKEVESLIGRGQEVSHTIHYTPRAKKVIELSMDEARKLGHSYVGTEHILLGLIREGEGVAARVLNNLGVSLNKARQQVLQLLGSSESVSSHSGGASHVSTPTLDSLARDLTAIAREGRLDPVIGRSKEIQRVIEVLSRRTKNNPVLIGEPGVGKTAIAEGLAQQIVNNEVPETLRDKRVMTLDMGTVVAGTKYRGEFEDRLKKVMDEIRQAGNIILFIDELHTLIGAGGAEGAIDASNILKPALARGELQCIGATTLDEYRKYIEKDAALERRFQPIYVDEPTVEESIQILKGLRDRYEAHHRVSISDEAIVQAVKLSDRYITDRFLPDKAIDLIDEACSKVRLRSFTAPPKLKELEQKLEEVRKEKDAAVQSQEFEKAASLRDMEQRLREELEETKRAWKEKQGQENSEVTVEDIAMVVSSWTGIPVAKLAQTETERLLKLEEILHSRVVGQDEAVKAVAKAVRRARAGLKDPKRPIGSFVFLGPTGVGKTELARALAEAMFGDEDALIRIDMSEYMEKHSTSRLIGSPPGYVGYEEGGQLTEKVRRKPYSVVLLDEMEKAHPDVFNILLQVLEDGRLTDSKGRTVDFRNTIIIMTSNVGADALKRNKYVGFNVQDEDQKYKDMKGKVMDELKRAFRPEFLNRIDEIIVFHSLEKQHLKQIVKLMAETLVKRLKEQDIDLELTDAAIEKIAAEGYDPEYGARPLRRALQKHIEDRLSEELLKGTIAKGQKVVVDVKDGEFVVLSEQAVM
- a CDS encoding protein arginine kinase; protein product: MSFEKFFNTAVSSWMSQEGPDSDIVLSSRIRLARNLVDFRFPTVFSSEEAQQIVSLFEQTFAYRSYHPVGRFELLKMSELQPIEKRVLVEKHLISPLLAEDSPFGACLLSENEEVSIMINEEDHIRIQCLFPGLQLTEALEAANELDDWIEEHVNYAFDEKLGYLTSCPTNVGTGMRASVMMHLPALVLTQQMNRIIPAINQLGLVVRGTYGEGSEALGNIFQISNQITLGKSEEDIVEDLKSIVQQLIAQERMAREALVKTLNIQLEDRVFRSYGILANCRMIESKEAAQCLSDVRLGIDLGYIKNISRNILNELMILTQPGFLQQYAGGVLRPEERDVRRAALIRERLKMEEKKHGG
- a CDS encoding UvrB/UvrC motif-containing protein, with amino-acid sequence MICQECKQRPATMHFTKIINGEKTEFHLCEQCAKEHGDMFMFYENDDFSLNNLLAGLLNFQTPMKEMTANTFPNSDILQCETCKMTYHQFTQIGRFGCSDCYRTFARYLPPILKRLHSGNSTHYGKIPKRKGGVLHLRKQLSILKQKLQELVAREEFEKAAEVRDQIRSLEYQLRQRGEEEM